A stretch of Candidatus Thermoplasmatota archaeon DNA encodes these proteins:
- a CDS encoding ribose-phosphate diphosphokinase encodes MYVVGGTASKTVAEDLSKELNVNLAKVVSKRFPDDELYVRIMDDISGQDVIIVQTTYPDPNIIELFLLQNAVQEAGADKITVVLPYMGYGRQDKKFENGEPISAKALANLIGQNADRVITVDPHKEHILDFFSVSAFSCSAVPEIAKYLKEKDVNMVLAPDKGALDRAKQASKIIGCDFDYMEKTRIDGLTVKIKPKNLDAKDKKAAIIDDIISTGGTMAQSIKELKKQGAKQVLVACTHGLFAGDAIKKLVSAGCNEIISTDTIKSDFSKVKIAPCISRLLLSL; translated from the coding sequence ATGTATGTAGTTGGTGGAACAGCCTCAAAAACAGTTGCAGAAGATTTATCAAAAGAACTTAATGTCAATCTGGCAAAAGTTGTTTCAAAGCGTTTTCCAGATGATGAATTATATGTGAGGATAATGGATGATATATCTGGGCAAGATGTTATAATAGTGCAGACAACTTACCCTGACCCTAACATAATAGAATTGTTTCTTCTTCAGAATGCAGTGCAAGAGGCTGGTGCTGATAAAATTACTGTGGTTTTACCTTATATGGGGTATGGTAGGCAGGATAAAAAATTTGAAAATGGAGAACCAATAAGCGCTAAGGCTCTTGCAAACCTCATCGGTCAAAATGCTGATAGAGTAATCACTGTTGATCCTCATAAGGAACATATATTAGATTTTTTTTCGGTTTCAGCTTTTAGTTGTTCTGCGGTACCAGAAATAGCAAAGTACCTCAAAGAGAAGGATGTTAATATGGTTCTCGCACCAGATAAGGGTGCGCTTGACAGAGCAAAGCAAGCATCAAAAATCATAGGCTGTGATTTTGACTATATGGAAAAAACTCGTATTGATGGTTTGACAGTTAAAATAAAACCAAAGAATTTGGATGCAAAAGACAAGAAAGCAGCTATAATAGATGATATTATTTCAACAGGTGGCACAATGGCTCAGTCAATAAAAGAACTAAAAAAACAAGGTGCTAAACAAGTTTTAGTGGCATGCACTCATGGTTTATTCGCTGGTGATGCTATAAAAAAACTTGTTTCAGCAGGCTGTAATGAAATCATTTCAACTGATACCATTAAAAGTGATTTCAGCAAAGTCAAAATAGCACCATGTATCTCGCGCTTACTATTATCCCTATAA